The following proteins come from a genomic window of Acetivibrio cellulolyticus CD2:
- a CDS encoding WYL domain-containing protein, producing the protein MELFNEVKNRYFQLVYKIINECENGKSKKEVLQIIDEGEFEQKVIGKNQQSFADLVLNRCNSDENLSLLVEKDGMFYPSIENSGKPPLPIRFTKLEKAWLKALLDKDGVRLILSKDTCEKLARELEGIDTPIKDEYFEMTNVINLPSIENVEAYEKNFVTLLNALMQEKPIRYDNTDKKGNVYSNKLALPLGIEYSMRDGRFRVSMYCIDDNRPIMANIFSLSALRIVDEEVSIDREAAKKLLFEQKYSEEPVILEVTDKKAAMERCFMCFSGIERTARNLGDNKYEIRLKYYLFEEENLIRNIISLGPYVRVVSPQRIADEVIRRVRKSIELYNG; encoded by the coding sequence ATGGAATTGTTTAATGAAGTAAAAAACAGGTACTTTCAGTTGGTTTATAAAATTATCAACGAATGTGAAAATGGCAAATCCAAAAAAGAAGTACTTCAAATTATTGATGAGGGAGAATTTGAACAGAAGGTCATAGGGAAAAACCAACAATCCTTTGCAGACCTTGTACTAAACAGATGCAACAGTGATGAGAATTTAAGCCTGCTGGTGGAGAAAGACGGAATGTTTTATCCATCTATTGAGAATTCCGGTAAACCACCTCTGCCTATCAGGTTTACAAAGCTTGAAAAAGCTTGGCTTAAGGCTCTTTTAGATAAAGATGGAGTGCGATTGATTTTGAGTAAGGATACCTGTGAAAAGCTTGCAAGAGAGCTTGAAGGCATTGATACTCCGATAAAAGATGAGTATTTTGAGATGACTAACGTAATTAATTTGCCTTCAATTGAAAATGTGGAAGCATATGAGAAAAACTTTGTTACATTACTGAATGCACTTATGCAGGAAAAACCTATAAGATATGACAATACTGATAAAAAAGGAAATGTATACAGCAACAAGTTGGCTTTACCTTTAGGTATTGAGTATTCCATGAGAGATGGAAGATTCCGGGTGTCTATGTACTGTATAGATGATAACAGGCCTATAATGGCAAACATTTTTAGTTTGTCGGCTCTTAGAATTGTTGATGAAGAAGTCAGTATTGACAGGGAAGCTGCTAAAAAATTATTGTTTGAACAGAAATACTCTGAAGAGCCTGTTATTTTGGAGGTAACAGATAAAAAGGCAGCAATGGAAAGGTGTTTTATGTGTTTCTCAGGAATAGAGCGGACTGCACGAAACTTAGGAGACAACAAATATGAGATTAGGCTTAAATATTATTTGTTTGAAGAGGAAAACCTTATCAGGAATATCATTTCACTTGGGCCATATGTCAGAGTGGTTTCACCTCAACGGATTGCCGATGAAGTTATAAGGCGGGTTAGAAAGTCTATTGAATTATACAATGGATGA
- a CDS encoding WYL domain-containing protein → MFSDFIKHYNIIRDILRDCFLYGCFSRDGLESKRNVSSRKVSYEMCRIQQYVEEKYIKVDKDGRYKLLSLTYDFMRHSDNFLVNTYMTKSFTRTDLLTYFFVLLCLQSEDRACSLNTIENRLIDEGHITFSKISSKTIERKLSEMCEDIGILSCETIKRTKHYSIATDMIESLDSSELKELHTAISLYKNIIFPVTSGYFCEHTLKSYMTYERNIKDTEINIFNYRNVHFHPIIEEQVLWEVLNAIHKRRKIKLFYHTAKSRDDCVNSNIFSPYKIRYDVRHGRFYLISFNINNKCVVSRLDRIESVEILEDTFSRDDFNEEYQKHMCCSWSSVSLDYGKTPEIVKLEIVIDEETEGYIVDRIVNEAPNGTIDKIDEGRYHFTMQVNDSGEIIPWIRGYAGYIRVLESAEFARKLKNDWKEMLLSYGIV, encoded by the coding sequence ATGTTTAGTGATTTCATAAAACATTACAACATAATAAGGGATATCCTTAGGGACTGCTTTCTTTACGGATGTTTTTCAAGAGATGGATTGGAGAGCAAAAGGAATGTGAGCTCAAGGAAAGTAAGCTATGAAATGTGCCGTATCCAGCAGTATGTAGAAGAGAAGTATATAAAAGTTGATAAGGACGGAAGGTATAAACTTTTAAGTCTTACATATGATTTTATGAGACATTCCGATAATTTCCTTGTAAATACATACATGACTAAGAGCTTTACGAGGACTGACCTTTTGACCTACTTCTTTGTGCTGCTATGCCTTCAATCAGAGGATCGTGCCTGCTCATTAAATACAATTGAAAACAGGCTTATTGATGAAGGTCATATCACCTTCTCCAAAATCAGCAGCAAGACCATTGAGAGAAAGCTTTCAGAGATGTGTGAAGATATCGGAATCCTATCCTGTGAAACTATAAAGAGGACCAAACACTATTCTATTGCAACTGATATGATTGAATCACTTGACAGTAGCGAACTCAAAGAATTGCATACAGCAATCAGCCTTTATAAGAATATTATTTTTCCTGTAACTTCAGGATATTTTTGTGAACATACTTTAAAAAGTTATATGACTTATGAGCGGAACATAAAAGATACGGAGATTAATATATTTAATTACAGAAATGTACATTTTCATCCTATAATTGAGGAGCAGGTTTTGTGGGAGGTTTTAAATGCCATACATAAAAGAAGAAAAATAAAGCTTTTTTATCATACAGCTAAAAGTCGTGACGATTGTGTAAACAGTAATATCTTTAGTCCATATAAAATAAGATATGATGTACGGCATGGAAGGTTTTATCTTATTTCTTTCAATATTAATAATAAATGTGTTGTTTCAAGGCTTGACAGGATAGAAAGTGTTGAAATACTTGAGGATACATTTTCAAGGGATGATTTTAATGAGGAATATCAAAAACATATGTGTTGCAGTTGGTCAAGTGTATCCTTAGATTATGGCAAAACCCCGGAGATTGTGAAACTGGAAATTGTAATTGACGAAGAAACAGAAGGTTATATTGTAGATAGAATTGTGAATGAGGCTCCAAACGGAACCATAGATAAAATAGATGAAGGACGTTATCATTTCACCATGCAAGTTAATGACAGTGGAGAGATTATCCCTTGGATCAGAGGATATGCCGGGTACATCAGGGTTTTAGAAAGTGCAGAGTTTGCCCGAAAGCTTAAAAACGACTGGAAGGAGATGCTTTTATCCTATGGAATTGTTTAA
- a CDS encoding nucleotidyltransferase domain-containing protein has product MRDVILSKLKEIEETNNIKILYAVESGSRGWGFASSDSDYDVRFIYVHPIDWYLSVEDKKDFIEVPINDLLDINGWDIKKALLQYKKSNPTLLEWLSSPIIYMENYSAAQNLRNLLPAYFSSVPTIYHYLHIARNKYAEIMSTDQVKIKRYFYILRPLLACMWIEKNNTTPPMEFCKLMADQQLDEALVCQISKLLEKKISGLEIDIEPKNPIIIDFFKNKLDHYEQYLKTVRKEKMADYEALNDLFRKLLNEVW; this is encoded by the coding sequence ATGCGTGATGTGATATTATCCAAACTTAAGGAAATTGAAGAAACTAACAATATCAAGATACTCTATGCTGTCGAGTCCGGCAGCAGAGGTTGGGGATTTGCATCTTCCGATAGCGACTATGATGTCCGGTTTATTTATGTTCATCCTATTGACTGGTATCTATCCGTTGAGGATAAAAAGGATTTTATTGAAGTTCCCATCAATGACTTATTGGATATTAACGGTTGGGATATCAAAAAGGCATTGCTGCAATACAAAAAGTCAAATCCTACATTACTGGAATGGCTCAGTTCTCCTATCATATACATGGAAAACTACAGTGCAGCGCAAAATTTGAGAAACTTGTTGCCTGCTTATTTCTCTTCGGTACCTACAATATATCATTATCTCCATATAGCCAGAAACAAGTATGCTGAAATAATGAGTACCGATCAAGTCAAAATCAAACGGTACTTCTATATATTAAGGCCTCTTCTGGCATGCATGTGGATTGAAAAAAACAATACCACTCCTCCAATGGAGTTTTGCAAACTTATGGCTGATCAGCAATTGGATGAAGCCCTGGTCTGCCAAATTAGTAAGTTGCTTGAAAAAAAGATTTCCGGGCTGGAAATTGATATTGAACCAAAAAACCCGATAATCATTGATTTCTTCAAAAACAAACTAGATCACTATGAGCAGTATCTAAAAACTGTTAGAAAAGAAAAAATGGCAGATTACGAAGCTCTAAATGACCTATTTAGGAAATTGCTTAATGAAGTCTGGTAA
- a CDS encoding putative ABC transporter permease: MELYIFWYFFIYAFIGWCVEVIYAAADTGKFVNRGFLNGPVCPIYGIGFITVLYLLNPVKDNLLYMFLGAVFITSTVELIGGFLLEKIFHQKWWDYSDKPFNIGGYICPMFSIMWGIACIVFVDRIHPLIFSLSSWIPKTASKILLIVFTGLFILDLIATVKSILRLNKKLEVIDEITSKIRETSDSIGEKIANGTISIVQKKANLEESLSAKGEVLKSEIAKKINFQEKMAAHQNKTLSDLYKRRRELLESNPFGQARLLKAFPGLKSIDHKEALEKLRSSFLKGLKTPKKIIKNSKRR; the protein is encoded by the coding sequence TTGGAACTCTATATATTTTGGTATTTTTTTATTTATGCATTTATAGGATGGTGCGTTGAGGTTATATATGCAGCAGCAGATACAGGTAAATTTGTAAACCGAGGATTCTTAAATGGACCAGTATGCCCTATTTATGGCATAGGATTCATTACAGTACTTTATTTATTGAATCCAGTAAAAGATAATTTATTATATATGTTTTTAGGTGCAGTGTTTATTACAAGTACAGTAGAACTTATTGGCGGCTTTTTGCTCGAGAAAATCTTTCACCAAAAATGGTGGGATTACTCGGACAAGCCTTTTAATATTGGTGGATACATTTGTCCAATGTTTTCAATCATGTGGGGAATAGCTTGTATTGTTTTTGTAGACCGCATTCATCCTCTAATTTTCTCCCTTTCAAGTTGGATTCCTAAAACGGCAAGTAAGATTTTACTTATTGTTTTTACAGGTCTATTTATTTTAGATTTGATTGCCACCGTTAAATCTATTTTAAGATTGAATAAAAAACTCGAGGTGATTGATGAAATTACTTCTAAAATCAGGGAAACGTCCGATAGTATAGGGGAGAAAATTGCAAATGGAACTATATCTATAGTACAAAAGAAGGCTAATTTGGAAGAAAGTCTGAGTGCAAAAGGTGAGGTTTTAAAATCAGAGATAGCTAAAAAGATTAACTTCCAGGAAAAAATGGCGGCGCATCAAAATAAAACACTAAGTGATCTTTATAAGAGGAGAAGAGAACTTCTTGAATCTAATCCTTTTGGACAAGCAAGGTTATTGAAAGCATTTCCAGGCTTAAAATCCATTGATCACAAAGAAGCTCTTGAAAAACTAAGGAGTTCTTTTTTGAAAGGGTTGAAAACTCCTAAAAAAATAATAAAGAATAGCAAAAGACGCTAG
- a CDS encoding NAD(P)H-dependent oxidoreductase — translation MNILVLNGSPKGKYSITLQTVLYIQKHFQNDCFEILHVGQQIKQFERDMESAVKKLLEADLILFCYPVYTFIVPYQLHRFIELVKEHHVDLSGKFAAQISTSMHFYDVTAHKFVEENCLDLNMKYIQGLSAEMEDLLSEQGQKDALKFWEYIHFCCKSDLYEPSSKMPERERKLYMPILSVAKKSDQFDTVIVTNCEDNDENLKNMILDFQNVYPYNTRVINIREFPFSGGCLGCFNCAISGKCIYKDGFDVFLREEIQKGAAIVFAFTIKDHSMGATFKRYDDRQFCNGHRTVTMGMPMGYIVSGEYSKEHNLKIIVEGRCEVGHNFLCGVATDEKDAAKSIKALSDKLTYALQNKLVLPQNFLGVGGMKIFRDLIYLMRGLMKEDHRFYKKHGIYDFPQKKIGTLIKMQLVGMLLSIPAVWKKLAIR, via the coding sequence ATGAATATTCTAGTTTTGAACGGAAGCCCAAAGGGAAAATACAGCATTACACTCCAAACTGTGCTGTATATTCAAAAGCATTTCCAAAACGATTGCTTCGAAATTTTACATGTGGGACAGCAGATTAAACAATTTGAAAGAGATATGGAATCAGCTGTTAAGAAGTTATTGGAAGCGGATCTTATATTGTTTTGTTATCCGGTTTATACGTTTATTGTGCCCTATCAGTTGCACAGATTTATTGAATTAGTGAAAGAACATCATGTGGATTTAAGTGGAAAGTTTGCTGCGCAGATTAGCACATCTATGCACTTTTATGATGTTACGGCTCATAAGTTTGTTGAAGAAAATTGTCTGGACTTAAATATGAAATATATTCAGGGTCTTTCGGCTGAAATGGAAGATTTATTATCTGAGCAGGGGCAAAAGGATGCTCTGAAGTTTTGGGAGTACATTCATTTTTGCTGCAAATCGGATTTGTATGAACCATCAAGTAAGATGCCTGAACGTGAGAGGAAGCTCTATATGCCGATTTTGTCTGTAGCTAAAAAATCGGATCAATTTGATACAGTTATTGTTACAAACTGTGAAGACAACGACGAAAATCTTAAAAATATGATTTTGGATTTCCAGAATGTCTATCCATACAATACGAGGGTTATTAATATAAGGGAGTTTCCATTTTCGGGCGGGTGCCTTGGCTGTTTCAATTGTGCCATTTCAGGAAAGTGCATATATAAGGATGGATTTGATGTTTTCTTAAGAGAAGAGATTCAAAAAGGAGCTGCAATCGTGTTTGCTTTTACAATAAAAGATCACAGCATGGGTGCAACCTTTAAGCGATATGATGACCGTCAGTTTTGCAATGGACACCGTACTGTAACTATGGGAATGCCGATGGGATATATCGTCAGCGGTGAATATAGTAAAGAGCACAACCTTAAGATAATTGTCGAAGGACGCTGTGAGGTGGGACACAACTTTTTATGCGGTGTGGCTACTGATGAAAAAGATGCGGCAAAATCGATTAAAGCACTGTCGGATAAATTGACCTATGCACTGCAAAACAAACTAGTACTGCCTCAAAACTTCTTGGGTGTAGGTGGTATGAAAATATTCCGGGATCTTATTTACCTCATGAGGGGGCTGATGAAAGAGGATCACAGATTCTACAAAAAGCATGGAATCTACGACTTTCCGCAAAAGAAAATTGGTACTCTTATCAAGATGCAACTGGTTGGAATGTTGCTGTCAATTCCAGCTGTCTGGAAAAAGTTGGCAATAAGATGA
- the cooS gene encoding anaerobic carbon-monoxide dehydrogenase catalytic subunit encodes MAETINEKTEGRISYHDTVEEMIKKIREDGMTNVFDRWIQQEKIRCKFCLEGLSCQLCSHGPCRWNVEKGIDKGVCGIGPDANAMRKLLIQNTLGAGTYSHHAYEAFRTLKSIGEGKSPFKIKDENKLRWMCEKVGIDNKQEINKLAVQLAELLEAQQHIGVEDKNIMVEAFAPKKRKAVWKKLNIYPAGTVHEEQNCVASSLTNVDGDYVSLAIKALRLGLATIYNSQIGLEMVQDIIFGTPSPHEVNTDLGIFDPDYINIVFNGHQPWIGALTIEKLKDPKYQEKGRAAGAKGIRVIGSIETGQELLQRYPMDEVFVGLMGNWLAIEPMLATGAVDVLAMEENCSPPAIDSYAEKYQVALVSISTIIGVPRTQEKFPYNPQNANEMSEKLIDIGIENFKKRHNKVQPHVPKRIQKAIAGFSTEAVLGALGNKLDPLVDVIASGKIKGVVALANCATLRNGPHDWNTINLTKELIKRDILVVAAGCGNHGLEVAGLCSLEAADMAGDGLKAVCGLLKIPPVLSFGTCTDTGRISMLVTALADHLDVDVPQLPIAVTAPEWMEQKATIDGIFAVAYGAYTHLSPTPFVSGAPNLVKLLTQDVEELTGGKVALGDDPIDAAKNIEAHILSKRKGLGLS; translated from the coding sequence ATGGCTGAAACAATAAATGAGAAAACCGAAGGTCGCATAAGTTATCACGATACTGTTGAAGAAATGATAAAAAAAATACGGGAAGATGGAATGACAAACGTATTCGACCGTTGGATCCAACAGGAGAAAATACGTTGTAAATTCTGTTTGGAAGGTTTAAGCTGTCAGCTTTGTTCACATGGACCGTGCAGATGGAATGTGGAAAAAGGAATTGATAAGGGCGTTTGCGGCATAGGACCAGATGCAAACGCAATGAGAAAGCTTTTAATACAAAACACCCTAGGTGCCGGAACATATAGTCATCATGCATATGAAGCTTTTAGAACCTTAAAATCCATTGGTGAAGGAAAATCGCCCTTCAAAATAAAGGATGAAAACAAACTAAGATGGATGTGTGAAAAAGTCGGAATTGATAACAAGCAGGAAATAAACAAGTTAGCTGTTCAATTGGCAGAACTTCTTGAAGCTCAACAGCATATCGGTGTGGAAGATAAAAACATTATGGTTGAAGCCTTTGCACCAAAAAAAAGAAAAGCTGTGTGGAAAAAGCTTAATATTTACCCTGCTGGAACAGTTCATGAGGAACAAAACTGTGTGGCCAGTTCTCTTACAAATGTTGACGGTGATTATGTTTCCTTGGCTATAAAGGCATTGCGTCTTGGATTGGCGACCATTTACAATTCTCAGATCGGTCTTGAGATGGTCCAGGACATTATTTTCGGTACTCCCTCACCACATGAGGTAAATACTGATCTTGGAATATTCGACCCTGATTATATAAATATAGTATTTAATGGTCATCAGCCATGGATTGGTGCACTGACAATTGAAAAGCTTAAAGATCCTAAATATCAGGAAAAAGGAAGAGCAGCAGGTGCAAAAGGCATAAGGGTCATAGGTTCGATTGAAACAGGACAGGAGCTTCTTCAAAGGTATCCTATGGATGAAGTATTTGTAGGACTTATGGGAAACTGGCTTGCTATTGAGCCAATGCTTGCGACTGGTGCAGTGGATGTTTTGGCAATGGAAGAAAACTGCTCTCCCCCTGCCATTGATTCTTACGCAGAAAAATATCAGGTAGCTTTAGTATCAATCAGCACTATTATTGGTGTTCCAAGAACACAGGAAAAGTTCCCATACAATCCCCAAAATGCAAATGAAATGTCTGAAAAGCTAATTGATATTGGAATCGAGAATTTTAAAAAGCGTCATAATAAGGTTCAACCTCATGTTCCAAAGAGAATTCAAAAAGCAATAGCCGGCTTTTCAACCGAAGCTGTTCTAGGTGCTTTAGGAAACAAACTTGATCCTTTGGTTGATGTTATTGCTTCAGGTAAAATTAAAGGTGTTGTGGCTCTGGCGAATTGCGCTACATTAAGAAACGGCCCACATGACTGGAATACTATAAACCTTACAAAAGAGCTAATCAAGCGAGATATTTTAGTTGTTGCAGCAGGGTGTGGAAACCATGGCCTTGAGGTTGCAGGCTTATGCAGTCTTGAAGCGGCTGATATGGCAGGAGACGGACTCAAAGCAGTTTGCGGACTTTTAAAGATTCCCCCTGTGCTTAGCTTCGGAACGTGCACAGATACAGGCAGAATCTCCATGCTGGTAACTGCACTTGCAGACCATCTGGATGTAGACGTACCACAACTTCCAATTGCTGTGACAGCACCGGAATGGATGGAACAAAAAGCTACCATCGATGGCATTTTTGCAGTAGCATATGGTGCATATACTCACCTATCTCCAACGCCGTTTGTCTCAGGTGCTCCTAATCTGGTAAAACTTCTAACTCAAGACGTTGAGGAACTAACAGGAGGAAAGGTTGCTCTAGGCGATGATCCAATAGACGCAGCTAAAAATATTGAGGCTCATATCTTATCTAAAAGAAAAGGCTTAGGGCTTTCCTAA
- a CDS encoding fibronectin type III domain-containing protein, whose protein sequence is MFKNITKNLAILTVSALTLIGSSVSVLAADTVAPTAPTSLNISNRSGMQIELSWGASTDNVGVNHYVLYADVDNGYYNWTEQIGNWVNVNDIRKMSVSMAFNQEYKFYVKAYDDAGNVSAASNIFLFNTDIVAPTAPNNFRSPNKTSSSVKLAWDPSTDSFSGINRYQIGVYKDESLVTCIDTPYLSKYIYGLQSNTTYKFEIRAIDNGYDGNASETRTLYVTTY, encoded by the coding sequence ATGTTTAAAAATATTACAAAGAATTTAGCAATACTTACTGTTTCAGCATTAACTTTGATAGGATCGAGTGTAAGTGTTTTGGCGGCAGATACTGTAGCACCAACAGCTCCAACAAGCTTGAATATTTCAAATAGATCAGGTATGCAAATTGAGCTTTCATGGGGAGCTTCAACAGATAATGTTGGTGTAAATCACTATGTGTTATATGCTGATGTTGATAATGGTTATTATAATTGGACAGAACAAATAGGTAATTGGGTAAATGTTAATGACATTAGAAAGATGTCAGTAAGTATGGCATTTAATCAAGAATACAAATTCTATGTAAAGGCTTATGATGATGCTGGAAATGTGTCAGCTGCAAGTAATATATTCTTATTTAATACAGACATAGTTGCGCCAACTGCACCAAATAATTTTAGATCCCCAAATAAAACAAGTTCTTCAGTAAAACTAGCATGGGATCCTTCGACAGATAGTTTCTCAGGTATAAACAGATATCAAATAGGAGTATATAAAGATGAATCTTTAGTAACTTGTATTGATACACCATACTTATCAAAATACATATATGGTCTTCAGTCAAATACCACATATAAATTTGAAATAAGAGCAATTGATAATGGCTATGATGGTAATGCTTCAGAAACTCGTACACTTTATGTAACTACATACTAA
- a CDS encoding sensor histidine kinase, whose translation MDFFQLYGGIIIRSTQFVFLSFIYKKNIPFSNFIFPKKENAIVSIGILQSFIFSFAILIPFQRGLINDENGIIVYQITIIVVGLLIIVLGVIDHKQRENLLKINYQFKIQEVNVENMENLIQILRKNNHDIGNHLNTMLAMVRSENPNSLEKLKEYIENLTENLKISYRSFDTGNDFVNGLLAVKNSNAIKSGIKLEVDFEDKLYAIDVKDNELVSIVSNIIDNAIYEIEKTPVCEKKYIAVSGYIVDNIYNLSICNNGPEIPVQVIKRIFEKGYSGKDTKDKEHGYGLYIVKQYVTENGGKISVSSDKDETEFLMKFPIVNGYKPLKDNLG comes from the coding sequence ATGGATTTTTTTCAATTATATGGTGGTATAATAATCAGAAGTACGCAATTTGTTTTTTTATCTTTTATATATAAAAAAAATATACCTTTTTCTAATTTTATATTTCCTAAAAAAGAAAATGCAATTGTTTCAATAGGAATACTTCAGAGCTTTATTTTTAGTTTTGCAATCTTAATACCCTTCCAAAGGGGGCTGATTAACGATGAAAACGGAATCATAGTCTATCAAATTACTATTATTGTTGTCGGTTTATTAATCATCGTATTAGGTGTAATTGACCATAAGCAAAGGGAAAACTTGCTGAAAATTAATTATCAATTTAAAATTCAGGAAGTAAATGTAGAAAACATGGAGAATCTTATACAAATCCTCAGAAAGAATAATCATGATATAGGTAACCATCTTAATACCATGCTTGCCATGGTACGAAGTGAAAATCCAAACTCACTTGAGAAATTAAAAGAATATATCGAGAACCTGACAGAAAACTTAAAAATATCTTACAGATCCTTTGATACTGGAAATGACTTCGTAAATGGCCTCCTTGCTGTAAAAAACAGTAATGCTATTAAAAGTGGAATAAAATTGGAGGTTGATTTTGAAGATAAACTATATGCTATCGATGTGAAGGATAACGAATTGGTAAGCATTGTCAGCAATATCATTGACAATGCAATATATGAAATTGAGAAAACTCCTGTTTGCGAGAAAAAATATATTGCTGTTTCAGGCTATATTGTTGATAATATTTACAATTTATCTATATGCAATAATGGTCCTGAAATTCCTGTACAAGTAATTAAAAGAATATTCGAAAAAGGATACTCCGGAAAAGATACTAAAGATAAGGAACATGGCTATGGACTTTATATAGTAAAGCAATATGTGACAGAAAACGGTGGTAAAATATCCGTATCAAGCGATAAAGATGAAACTGAATTTTTAATGAAGTTTCCAATTGTCAATGGTTACAAACCTTTAAAAGATAATTTAGGTTAA
- a CDS encoding DUF6431 domain-containing protein encodes MIIAYIGRNVKDYRKNFLLYLEKTKFFCPVCGNNTEFHDRYDRHVHIDDKIEWIVIQRVICVGCGKTHAILPDFIRPYKHYSTADIEFVLRDVEEGTTYEQVEATASISTVKRWFKEFKQRGCQAIGALRALLNNIFDKTINEVRLTGLKMFETLEYILDNFPKTESNSLFLGDANIWLTHYIAGVYV; translated from the coding sequence ATGATAATAGCATATATTGGCCGAAATGTTAAGGACTATCGTAAAAATTTTTTGTTGTATCTGGAGAAAACAAAGTTCTTCTGCCCTGTATGTGGTAATAATACAGAATTTCATGATCGCTACGACAGACATGTACATATAGATGATAAAATTGAATGGATAGTAATTCAGCGTGTAATATGTGTTGGATGTGGTAAAACTCATGCAATACTTCCGGATTTTATCAGACCCTACAAGCATTACTCTACAGCAGATATTGAGTTCGTACTCCGGGATGTTGAGGAAGGAACTACATATGAACAGGTGGAGGCAACAGCAAGTATCTCAACAGTGAAAAGATGGTTTAAAGAGTTTAAACAACGAGGTTGTCAAGCAATAGGAGCATTAAGAGCTTTACTGAATAATATTTTTGATAAAACCATTAACGAAGTTAGGCTTACTGGACTTAAGATGTTTGAAACATTGGAATACATACTTGATAACTTCCCTAAAACTGAAAGTAACAGTCTTTTCCTTGGGGATGCAAACATATGGCTTACACACTACATAGCAGGTGTTTATGTATAA
- a CDS encoding ExeA family protein — MIISDEAHLLSREMLEEVRFLLNFKMDSYNPMSLILAGQSELRDVLKKQIYEAICQRIDIRYHLTPYDRQQTGEYIKKHLEYAGETRDIFTEKAIGEIYDYSHGVARKINKVCIACLMHAAQRQTKLIDDHVVRLIIEDEFNW; from the coding sequence GTGATAATATCAGACGAAGCACATCTTTTATCAAGAGAAATGCTAGAGGAAGTACGGTTTCTCTTAAACTTTAAGATGGATTCATACAATCCAATGAGTTTAATTCTAGCGGGACAGAGTGAACTTAGAGATGTTCTGAAAAAACAGATATATGAGGCAATATGCCAAAGGATAGATATACGTTATCACCTTACCCCTTACGATCGGCAACAAACCGGAGAATACATCAAAAAGCATCTTGAATATGCAGGAGAAACCAGGGATATATTTACCGAGAAGGCTATTGGCGAAATTTATGACTATTCTCATGGAGTAGCAAGGAAAATCAATAAAGTATGTATAGCCTGCCTGATGCACGCAGCACAAAGGCAAACAAAGTTGATAGATGATCATGTAGTAAGGCTCATAATTGAAGATGAATTCAATTGGTAA
- a CDS encoding response regulator transcription factor, with product MINIIIADDQEILRESLKSLIMLEPDFKVVSVAQNGLEAFELCSKYMPDVVLMDVIMPSHNGLEGIKLIKEKFDSIKVMMLTSFEDQKYISKSLEYGADGYILKDINPEMLKLAIKCVYSGIPVIHKNALAILTKNVGTTDSNDCKHESVKQNITFTSKELEIIDLIAKGKSNTDIAKEVFLSKGRIANIITRIFEKTRLNDRTELAVYAIKNHIV from the coding sequence ATGATTAACATAATAATTGCTGATGATCAGGAAATCTTGAGAGAAAGCCTTAAAAGTTTAATTATGCTTGAACCGGATTTTAAAGTGGTTTCAGTTGCCCAAAATGGTCTGGAAGCTTTTGAACTCTGTAGTAAGTATATGCCAGATGTGGTATTAATGGATGTGATAATGCCATCACATAATGGTCTTGAAGGTATTAAGCTAATAAAAGAAAAGTTTGACTCCATAAAAGTGATGATGTTAACCTCTTTTGAGGATCAGAAATATATATCAAAATCATTGGAATACGGAGCTGATGGGTATATTTTGAAAGATATAAACCCTGAGATGCTAAAACTGGCAATTAAATGTGTATACTCCGGAATACCTGTAATACATAAAAATGCACTTGCCATATTAACTAAAAATGTTGGTACAACTGATTCTAATGATTGCAAACATGAAAGCGTCAAACAAAACATTACATTTACTTCAAAAGAGCTGGAGATAATTGACTTAATAGCTAAAGGAAAATCAAATACCGATATTGCCAAAGAAGTCTTCTTAAGCAAAGGTAGAATAGCAAATATAATTACCAGAATATTTGAAAAAACACGTTTGAATGATAGAACAGAGCTTGCAGTTTATGCAATAAAAAATCACATTGTTTAA